The window GCCTACGCAAAGATTCTTTGTTACATAGCCATACTATGCCGAAACCTTATCAACCCGTAGTCTCTGACCTACTCAATCAATGGCGTCCGGCAACAATACTCGACGCACCCTCTGGTAGCGGATGGCTAAAAGATGCTCTCCACTACAAATGTAAATTAGATGGCATAGATCTTTTTACCCCCCCCCACACACACACCGCCACAGACATAAGCCAGACATACAGCGCGACATATCACACATTTCTTTGTGCCGATCTTGATTTGGGCATTCCTGAAGATTTGCCGCTTTATGAAGCTATTGTCTCTTGCGAGGGCATAGAACATCTAGGAAATCCCAATCTTTTCTTTAAGACCGCCTATTCACATCTGGTGCCTGGAGGCAAACTAATCGTCACAACCCCAAATATCTGGTATCCTGAATCGCGACTTAAGTTTTTCCTGCGAGGCTTTTTTCCGAGTTTCCCATGCCTTACAGGTCGA of the Candidatus Methylacidiphilales bacterium genome contains:
- a CDS encoding methyltransferase domain-containing protein encodes the protein MPKPYQPVVSDLLNQWRPATILDAPSGSGWLKDALHYKCKLDGIDLFTPPHTHTATDISQTYSATYHTFLCADLDLGIPEDLPLYEAIVSCEGIEHLGNPNLFFKTAYSHLVPGGKLIVTTPNIWYPESRLKFFLRGFFPSFPCLTGRIATGTHMHIMPWSFPQLYLYMRLNGFTNIVLHNVSEPKPKRFYERLIGFPLVLYCRRKQAQSRTEEERVFWSQAGTSQSTYGRRLVVSAERPLSS